The following is a genomic window from Candidatus Omnitrophota bacterium.
CTCCATATACAGATCGCGCAGCTCTGTTTCGGCGTAAAGCCAGCCGCCGATGGCGTTGCCCATGAATATCCCTATATTATTGGGGTTTTCCTTTTGCACGTCTATCTTCGCGTCCTGAAGCGCCTGTTCTGAGGCGATCAGGGCAAGATGGGAAAAGGTGTCTATTTTTTTCAGCAGGCGTTCCGATAGATGAGAATAGGCATCCAGGTCTTCGATCTGCCCGGCGATACGCGAGGGATATTTTGAGGCGTCAAACCTGGTGATGGCGCGCACGAATGAACGGCCGTTCTTGATATTCGCCCAGAAAGGCCGCTTGCCCGTGCCTGCGGGCGCGACAATACCTATGCCTGTAACCACTATCCTCTTCATCATTTACTCCATCTTTTTAACACAAGCGAAGAATGTATGCCGGAAAAGCCGCTTGCGGTTTTTAAAATAGTATCCACCCTTTTTTCCATCGCCTTATTGGGAATATAATTCAGGTCGCACTGCGGGTCCGGCTCCTCCTGATTTATCGTCGGAGGCAGGATATTCTTTTCAAATATCTGCGCGCATACCGTCAACTCCACGGCGTTGGCCGCCGCCAGAGGATGCCCGATCATCGATTTGAACGAACTGATGGGAAGTTTATACGCGTAATCGCCGAATATCGTCTTGTAGGCTCCGGTCTCAAAGATATCGTTCATCCTTGTGGATGAGCCGTGGGCGTTTATGTAGTCGATCTCCCGCGGCTTGACCTTCGCGTCCTTCAGCGCCATCTTTATGCAAGTAGACATCGCCTCCCCGTCTTGGGGCAGGTCGGTCATATGAAAGGCGTTGCAGCTTGAGCCGAATCCCGTGATCTCGCAGTATATATGTGCCCCGCGGTTTTTGGCGTGTTCCAGTTCTTCCAGTATCAAAACCCCGGCGCCCTCTGAAAGCACGAACCCGTCGCGCTTGTTATCAAACGGCCGCGACGCCTTTTCCGGCTGGTCATTGCGGTTGGACAATACGCTGACCACGTCAAAGGCCCCGAACGTAATAGGGGTAAGCGGCGCCTCTGCCGCGCCGGCGATCAAGACATCCG
Proteins encoded in this region:
- a CDS encoding beta-ketoacyl-[acyl-carrier-protein] synthase family protein translates to MKNRRVVVTGIGCISPNGIGKDGVWQGMSRGKSAVRKVDMFDVSMFHSRIAAYCYEFDPVKLGLTRQEAARMDRYVQFGVTCAKMAVEDSELDFKKENLEQIGVVLANAICGTKYMEEEFLRVTNHGKEPIDPAKASDVLYDAAMFNTPSSEISARYHLNGLCETLSTGCTAGTDAVGFAFEAIRDGEADVLIAGAAEAPLTPITFGAFDVVSVLSNRNDQPEKASRPFDNKRDGFVLSEGAGVLILEELEHAKNRGAHIYCEITGFGSSCNAFHMTDLPQDGEAMSTCIKMALKDAKVKPREIDYINAHGSSTRMNDIFETGAYKTIFGDYAYKLPISSFKSMIGHPLAAANAVELTVCAQIFEKNILPPTINQEEPDPQCDLNYIPNKAMEKRVDTILKTASGFSGIHSSLVLKRWSK